A genomic region of Bacillota bacterium contains the following coding sequences:
- a CDS encoding thymidine phosphorylase produces MTTSNLITRKRDGQELTPDDIEQMVEGFDRGRIPDYQMAAFLMAVYYRGMSPKELVAYTGALASSGRILKWDHLPGLVADKHSTGGVGDKTTLVVAPLMAAAGVYMPKMSGRGLGFTGGTVDKLESIPGFNTQLSLSEMRKQVERIGLAVVSQTDELTPADGKIYALRDVTATVDSIPLIAGSIMSKKIAGGASRIVLDVKVGSGAFMKTPDGAVSLAETMVALGRASGRQVKALITDMDQPLGRAVGNSLEVMEAVSIMRGEGPDEPRELALSLGTLLLKDAENDEDEEEIRSRLRHLLTGGAAYEKFLQMVESQGGDPRSLEKGLGTARFQRVIRADREGYLHKFDALHIGRAAALLGSGRQRKGDSLDHSSGICLHARNGDGVEEGMPLMTLHAHAEEKIAAALEEAHRAVKIVASPVTTGPLIRDTVS; encoded by the coding sequence ATGACAACTTCAAACCTGATCACCAGAAAGAGAGACGGGCAGGAACTCACGCCCGATGATATCGAGCAAATGGTCGAGGGTTTTGACCGGGGCCGTATCCCCGATTACCAGATGGCTGCATTCCTGATGGCCGTCTATTACCGCGGGATGTCCCCGAAGGAGCTGGTCGCATACACCGGGGCTCTGGCTTCATCCGGGCGGATATTGAAATGGGACCATCTTCCCGGCCTGGTCGCTGACAAACATTCCACCGGTGGTGTCGGGGACAAGACCACGCTGGTGGTGGCTCCATTGATGGCCGCTGCCGGCGTTTACATGCCCAAGATGTCCGGACGGGGGCTGGGGTTCACCGGCGGGACTGTTGACAAGCTGGAAAGTATCCCGGGGTTCAACACGCAACTCTCCCTGAGCGAGATGCGAAAGCAGGTGGAAAGGATCGGCCTGGCGGTGGTCAGCCAGACCGACGAACTCACCCCTGCCGACGGGAAGATCTACGCTTTGCGAGACGTGACGGCGACCGTGGACAGCATCCCCCTTATCGCCGGTTCGATAATGAGCAAGAAGATTGCCGGCGGGGCTTCCAGGATCGTCCTGGATGTCAAGGTTGGCAGCGGCGCCTTCATGAAGACACCTGACGGGGCTGTATCTCTGGCGGAGACGATGGTTGCTCTTGGCAGGGCTTCCGGGCGGCAGGTCAAAGCGTTGATCACCGATATGGATCAGCCTCTGGGCAGGGCGGTCGGCAATTCCCTGGAGGTCATGGAGGCGGTAAGCATCATGCGGGGGGAGGGCCCCGATGAACCGAGGGAACTGGCCCTCTCACTGGGCACACTTCTGCTCAAGGATGCGGAGAATGATGAAGATGAGGAAGAAATCCGCTCCAGGTTGAGGCATCTTCTGACCGGTGGCGCTGCTTACGAAAAATTTCTGCAGATGGTCGAGTCCCAGGGTGGAGACCCGCGTTCACTTGAAAAGGGGCTGGGGACGGCTCGTTTTCAGCGGGTGATCAGAGCCGATCGGGAGGGATATTTGCATAAGTTCGACGCCCTTCATATTGGCCGGGCTGCTGCTTTGCTAGGCTCCGGGCGCCAACGAAAAGGAGATTCTCTTGACCATTCATCCGGTATCTGCCTTCATGCCCGAAACGGCGATGGGGTGGAGGAAGGGATGCCGCTGATGACCCTCCATGCCCATGCGGAAGAAAAGATTGCCGCTGCCCTGGAGGAAGCTCACCGGGCGGTCAAGATTGTTGCCAGTCCCGTAACCACCGGGCCGCTGATCCGCGACACCGTTTCTTGA
- a CDS encoding phosphopentomutase, producing the protein MPVIDEKKLKIERQLQEKGPPPGRRVLLLILDGVGIGSLPDAARYGDEGAATLQHVSAAVGGLKVPRLQELGLGNIAPLEGVPSHPFPRASYGRMAFRSPGKDTTTGHWEIAGLVLPYPFPVYPHGFPPEIIDQFQRVAGRKVLGNRPASGTAIMEELGEEHMKTGSPIVYTSADSVFQIAAHEEVIPLEKLYFLCSRARELLSGKHAVSRVIARPFIGTPGNFKRTSGRRDFSLPPLRPTMLDLLSSDGVEVTLVGKVNEIFSGRGTTRYIPARGDNTVVELGVLKALKASRGGLIWANFGDFDSLYGHRNDAEGFARALNIFDTFLSRLSEHLGPRDLVAITADHGCDPTWPGTDHTREYVPLLIWQCTGGDIVGNHPRSVSLGTRSTAADLGATIMDYLGVENGGDISGTSFLDELSLPG; encoded by the coding sequence ATGCCTGTTATTGATGAAAAAAAACTCAAGATAGAAAGACAGTTGCAGGAGAAAGGCCCCCCGCCCGGAAGGAGGGTGTTGCTCCTGATTCTTGATGGGGTGGGGATCGGCTCGTTGCCCGATGCTGCCAGGTACGGCGATGAAGGTGCGGCCACGCTTCAACATGTCAGCGCGGCGGTCGGCGGGCTGAAGGTTCCCCGTTTGCAGGAACTGGGCCTGGGAAACATCGCCCCACTTGAAGGGGTGCCTTCTCATCCGTTTCCACGTGCCTCCTACGGTCGGATGGCCTTCCGTTCACCGGGCAAGGATACCACCACCGGGCACTGGGAAATTGCAGGCCTTGTCCTGCCTTACCCGTTTCCCGTCTACCCTCATGGGTTTCCCCCGGAAATAATCGATCAATTTCAAAGAGTGGCAGGGCGCAAAGTGCTTGGCAACAGGCCGGCATCCGGAACGGCAATCATGGAAGAACTCGGGGAAGAACATATGAAGACCGGTTCCCCGATCGTCTATACCTCGGCCGACAGTGTCTTCCAGATTGCGGCGCACGAGGAGGTTATTCCGCTCGAAAAACTTTATTTTCTCTGTTCCCGGGCACGGGAGCTGCTTTCCGGGAAACATGCGGTAAGCCGCGTTATTGCCCGCCCCTTCATTGGTACACCGGGTAACTTCAAACGCACCTCCGGTCGGCGGGATTTTTCCCTGCCGCCATTACGCCCGACGATGCTGGATCTTCTTTCCAGCGATGGGGTGGAGGTGACCCTGGTGGGCAAGGTTAACGAAATATTTTCCGGCCGGGGGACGACCCGTTACATACCGGCCAGGGGGGATAACACCGTGGTCGAGCTCGGGGTGCTGAAAGCGTTGAAAGCTTCCCGGGGGGGGCTGATCTGGGCCAATTTTGGTGATTTTGATTCCCTTTACGGGCACCGCAATGATGCAGAGGGATTTGCCCGGGCGCTCAATATTTTCGATACCTTTCTGAGCAGGTTGTCGGAACACCTCGGGCCCCGGGATCTTGTTGCCATAACTGCCGACCATGGTTGCGATCCGACCTGGCCGGGGACCGACCATACCCGCGAATATGTTCCCCTGCTGATCTGGCAGTGCACGGGTGGTGACATCGTCGGCAATCACCCGCGAAGCGTTTCATTGGGGACACGCTCCACGGCCGCGGACCTGGGGGCCACGATCATGGACTATCTCGGGGTGGAAAATGGCGGGGACATTTCCGGCACCTCATTTCTGGACGAACTGTCTCTGCCCGGATAA
- the spoIIAA gene encoding anti-sigma F factor antagonist, translated as MQIRTNRRGHNLIIKLKGELDHHSAREFRKTFAREWGKDGARNLIVDFKEVTFMDSSGVGALIGRYKQVDQRGGKVAICSPSRTVARLIEMSGLLRIISMYRDEQEALKKI; from the coding sequence ATGCAGATCAGGACAAATCGCAGGGGCCACAATCTGATCATCAAGTTGAAGGGCGAACTGGACCACCATAGCGCGAGGGAATTCAGGAAAACCTTTGCCCGGGAATGGGGAAAGGATGGGGCTCGCAATTTGATTGTTGATTTCAAAGAGGTTACGTTCATGGACAGTTCGGGAGTGGGGGCTCTAATCGGCCGCTACAAGCAGGTTGATCAGAGGGGAGGCAAGGTGGCCATATGCAGTCCGTCGAGGACGGTGGCCAGGTTGATCGAGATGTCGGGGCTGCTCCGGATCATTTCCATGTACCGGGATGAGCAGGAGGCCCTGAAAAAGATATAG
- a CDS encoding NUDIX hydrolase gives MNDLTEKMLKTEMKYRGRIINVKVDEVELPTGTRSGREVVEHPGAVAVIAADEDGRIILVEQYRYPVGETLLEIPAGKLDPGESPEECALREMVEETGYRPGRLALLSRIYTTPGFSNEAIHLFRGYDLQYVGKPDRDVDADEEENLNTVLLSEREAVEKIVAREIVDAKTIIALLWP, from the coding sequence ATGAATGATCTGACGGAGAAGATGCTGAAGACAGAGATGAAATATCGCGGGCGCATCATCAATGTGAAGGTGGATGAAGTCGAGCTTCCCACCGGTACCCGGAGCGGCCGGGAGGTGGTGGAGCACCCGGGGGCGGTAGCCGTGATTGCAGCAGATGAAGATGGGCGGATCATTCTGGTGGAACAGTATCGTTATCCTGTCGGGGAAACTCTGCTGGAGATCCCGGCGGGCAAACTTGATCCCGGCGAATCCCCGGAGGAGTGTGCTCTGCGTGAGATGGTGGAGGAGACAGGCTACCGGCCGGGCAGGCTGGCCCTGCTCTCCAGAATATACACCACCCCGGGTTTCAGCAATGAAGCCATCCACCTGTTTCGCGGTTATGACCTTCAGTACGTTGGCAAGCCTGACCGTGATGTGGATGCGGATGAGGAAGAAAATCTCAACACGGTGTTGTTGAGCGAGCGGGAAGCGGTGGAGAAGATCGTTGCCCGCGAGATCGTCGATGCCAAGACAATCATTGCTCTCCTGTGGCCTTGA
- a CDS encoding glycosyltransferase family 2 protein, giving the protein MKSVTALVPAFNEAARIAATVDALGKARGIGEIIVIDDGSTDGTASAAAAAGAEVFRLGSNRGKGEAVWRGARFARYPLLALVDADLGSSALEIVRIMEPVMAGLVDMAIAVFPPRSGKGGFGIVKRFSRAGLYLLSRQKFVEPLSGQRVLPAQLLLDMKKPPRGFGLEVALTLEALRRGYRVAEVPAPMSHRERGRDLLSFLHRGRQFMAVCRELWHGVRAGGVGEK; this is encoded by the coding sequence ATGAAATCAGTGACAGCTCTGGTACCGGCTTTCAACGAGGCGGCGCGGATCGCTGCCACGGTCGATGCACTGGGCAAGGCCCGGGGAATCGGTGAGATAATCGTCATCGACGATGGTTCAACGGATGGCACCGCTTCTGCCGCAGCTGCCGCGGGGGCAGAAGTGTTTCGCCTTGGCAGCAACAGGGGCAAGGGCGAGGCCGTCTGGCGGGGGGCACGGTTTGCGCGGTATCCCCTGCTTGCTCTTGTGGACGCGGATCTTGGTTCCAGTGCGCTGGAGATTGTTCGTATCATGGAACCGGTCATGGCAGGTTTGGTGGATATGGCCATCGCTGTCTTCCCGCCCCGTTCCGGAAAAGGCGGGTTTGGCATCGTTAAAAGATTTTCGCGCGCCGGCCTGTACCTGCTCTCGCGGCAGAAATTTGTTGAACCGCTTTCCGGGCAGAGGGTTTTGCCTGCACAGCTGCTGCTGGATATGAAGAAGCCGCCCCGTGGTTTTGGCCTGGAGGTAGCGTTGACACTCGAAGCATTGCGCCGCGGATACAGGGTGGCCGAGGTTCCGGCACCGATGAGCCATCGGGAACGGGGACGGGATCTCCTTTCATTTTTACACCGGGGGCGGCAATTCATGGCTGTCTGCCGCGAACTCTGGCATGGGGTCCGGGCCGGAGGGGTGGGGGAAAAATGA
- the spoIVB gene encoding SpoIVB peptidase: MPDNKNANNKSNILRKAIFWTFLSVVFFALVYYLQLFSILSPNIRILEGEHHYVNFKFPFVYVRGDDNGEIIALNGKPTPPQHSRINFPLSVEGVKQGQANLEFALFGRIPLRYVTINILPEINMVPGGHSIGIKIHSDGVSVVGFYHFPSGGVSSSPARNAGIKLGDSILAVEGEKVKNVKHTAELLQKAARKGSFTITIRRKDRVQDVSITPQHSDLDQEYRIGAYIRDTTAGVGTLSFYHPESLLYGALGHVIVDTDTRKPVDMSSGEIVKANIVHINPAQRGQPGEKTGVFLNQNDLSGSIDKNTPFGIFGHLEKVQGFVSPFQDPIPVALASQVKNGPAQLLTVLEGDTIRCFDMEIERVMPQKSPADKGLIIRITDRDLLKATGGIVQGMSGSPIIQDGKLVGVVTHVFVNDPRRGYGIFMEWMIHTADSTP, from the coding sequence TTGCCAGACAATAAAAACGCCAACAATAAAAGCAACATCTTGAGAAAAGCGATCTTCTGGACATTTCTCTCCGTTGTTTTTTTCGCTCTCGTCTACTATCTGCAATTATTTTCAATTCTTTCCCCGAATATACGCATACTGGAAGGGGAACACCATTATGTAAACTTCAAGTTCCCTTTCGTATATGTGCGCGGTGATGACAACGGAGAAATCATTGCCCTGAATGGAAAGCCAACCCCTCCACAGCATAGCCGCATAAACTTCCCTCTCAGCGTGGAGGGTGTGAAACAGGGGCAGGCCAATCTGGAATTTGCCCTCTTCGGGCGTATCCCCCTGCGCTATGTCACCATCAATATCTTACCCGAAATAAACATGGTTCCCGGAGGCCATTCCATCGGCATCAAGATACATTCGGATGGTGTCTCGGTGGTGGGTTTCTACCATTTTCCGTCCGGCGGCGTGAGTTCTTCCCCGGCCAGGAACGCCGGTATCAAACTTGGCGACTCGATCCTGGCCGTGGAAGGGGAGAAGGTCAAGAATGTCAAACATACTGCCGAACTTCTGCAGAAAGCAGCCCGGAAAGGCTCGTTCACGATCACGATTCGCAGGAAAGACAGGGTACAGGATGTATCGATAACACCGCAGCATTCCGACCTTGACCAGGAATATCGCATCGGAGCATATATTCGCGATACGACCGCAGGCGTCGGCACTCTGAGTTTTTACCATCCCGAAAGTTTGCTGTACGGAGCTCTGGGGCATGTGATCGTTGATACGGACACCCGCAAACCCGTTGATATGAGTAGCGGTGAGATCGTCAAAGCCAACATCGTGCATATCAACCCGGCACAGAGGGGGCAACCGGGTGAGAAAACAGGGGTGTTTCTCAACCAGAATGATCTTTCGGGCAGCATAGACAAGAACACACCGTTCGGTATCTTCGGGCACCTGGAGAAAGTTCAGGGATTTGTCTCCCCCTTTCAAGATCCCATCCCCGTGGCGCTGGCTTCCCAGGTCAAGAACGGGCCGGCACAGCTGCTGACCGTGCTGGAGGGGGATACGATCAGATGTTTTGATATGGAGATCGAACGGGTCATGCCCCAGAAGTCTCCGGCTGACAAGGGCTTGATCATCAGAATCACGGACCGGGATCTCCTCAAGGCCACCGGGGGAATTGTTCAGGGAATGAGCGGAAGCCCCATCATCCAGGACGGCAAACTGGTCGGGGTTGTAACTCATGTATTTGTAAATGACCCCCGCCGCGGTTACGGCATCTTCATGGAATGGATGATCCACACGGCCGATTCAACCCCCTAA
- a CDS encoding D-alanyl-D-alanine carboxypeptidase, with protein MRRNIPTRLVFLILVTVLLNMIVLPGFATAASEESEKPDIEFNYNVKAALMMETDTGKVIFARNDRTKLYPASVTKIMTVLLAMEDLEEGKIHLDDMVAVSSRAASMGGSQLFLSEGDRVSLEKMLIGIMVASANDAAVAVAEHISGSVEAFVDRMNRRADDLGMKNTCFVNPHGLHDENHYTTAGDIGIMSRELLDYPLVHELANLWMDEHFLEDEIKSGGVYLSNTNKLIRYYQGCDGLKTGFTNEADHCIAATAKRGDTRFLAIILGGATSDERYDAARALLNYGFSRYQSVPLVKKGEVIKVMPVEKGDLTHVNIVAKDNLSLLYPRGKKVEFEKEILLPEHLKAPLKKGQKVGEINATFMYEQAGIDLVAVEGTARAGYFKLAGRLFSLWLSFGRR; from the coding sequence TTGCGCAGGAATATCCCAACCCGTCTGGTTTTCCTCATTCTTGTCACTGTATTGTTGAATATGATAGTATTGCCCGGATTTGCCACTGCCGCTTCCGAAGAATCGGAGAAGCCGGACATCGAATTCAATTACAATGTAAAGGCTGCACTGATGATGGAGACGGACACCGGTAAAGTCATCTTTGCCAGAAACGACAGAACAAAACTGTATCCGGCTTCCGTGACCAAGATCATGACCGTCCTTCTGGCCATGGAGGATCTCGAAGAAGGGAAAATACATCTTGATGACATGGTGGCGGTCTCTTCGCGGGCAGCATCCATGGGCGGTTCACAGTTATTTCTCAGTGAAGGGGACCGGGTCAGCCTGGAAAAAATGTTGATCGGCATCATGGTCGCTTCTGCCAATGATGCTGCAGTTGCCGTGGCCGAACATATATCCGGTTCGGTGGAGGCCTTTGTGGACCGTATGAACAGGAGAGCAGATGATCTGGGTATGAAAAATACGTGTTTCGTGAACCCTCACGGCCTCCATGATGAAAATCATTATACCACTGCCGGGGATATCGGTATCATGAGCCGGGAACTGCTGGATTATCCCCTGGTCCATGAACTTGCGAACCTGTGGATGGATGAGCATTTCCTGGAAGATGAAATAAAGTCGGGTGGTGTCTATCTCAGCAACACCAACAAGCTGATTCGTTATTACCAGGGGTGCGACGGGTTGAAAACCGGATTTACCAACGAAGCCGATCACTGCATAGCAGCCACGGCGAAGCGGGGCGATACCCGTTTTCTGGCCATAATACTGGGTGGGGCCACCAGCGATGAACGTTACGATGCGGCACGGGCGCTTTTGAATTACGGTTTTTCCCGTTACCAATCTGTCCCGTTGGTGAAGAAAGGCGAGGTTATCAAGGTGATGCCCGTGGAAAAGGGTGATCTGACACATGTAAACATAGTAGCCAAAGATAACCTCAGTCTTCTTTATCCCCGGGGAAAAAAAGTGGAATTCGAAAAAGAGATACTTCTGCCCGAACACCTGAAGGCGCCACTGAAAAAAGGGCAGAAAGTCGGCGAAATAAACGCCACCTTCATGTATGAGCAGGCTGGCATTGATCTGGTTGCCGTCGAGGGGACGGCGCGGGCCGGTTATTTCAAACTGGCCGGGCGTCTCTTCTCCCTCTGGCTCAGTTTCGGGAGGAGATAG
- a CDS encoding copper transporter, protein MFDFRGYLVILTSVFLALAIGLLVGISFGEDFLIYNQQEVIDKLEQKLTSQEDLIATLQEEVAAWESFRDYFRFNFAGKGSLKGDQPTVNIISNSAPFTEEVTSLMKEEGIGYRAISLHPRFIERLRSSTGQKAENLAEGIASEIGLLNSLVFSWGYAEVDHAIMAGELMESGEIEIQGNWSEDVPGAVALLLYDRSAASGEGDGRSQTEGHAEELNYLFKELAASLRAEGYRVVIAFSGFGATEGRGRKAKTEAMGVLPAGCGEWGEAIVDHADTFWGQITLLDLIRKETEGHYGFGSGSRGILPTGGKEDGQS, encoded by the coding sequence TTGTTTGATTTCAGAGGTTATCTGGTAATATTGACTTCCGTGTTCCTGGCACTGGCCATAGGATTGCTGGTGGGCATCTCGTTTGGTGAAGATTTCCTTATTTACAACCAGCAGGAAGTGATTGACAAACTGGAGCAAAAATTAACGTCACAGGAAGATTTGATCGCTACCTTGCAGGAGGAAGTGGCGGCCTGGGAATCTTTCCGTGATTATTTCAGATTCAATTTTGCGGGAAAGGGTTCCCTGAAGGGGGATCAGCCCACGGTCAACATCATTTCCAACAGCGCGCCGTTCACCGAGGAGGTCACCTCCCTGATGAAAGAGGAAGGAATAGGCTACCGTGCCATAAGCCTGCATCCCCGGTTTATCGAACGTCTGAGAAGTTCGACGGGGCAGAAGGCCGAGAACCTGGCCGAGGGGATTGCGTCCGAGATCGGTTTGCTGAACTCACTTGTTTTTTCATGGGGCTATGCCGAGGTTGATCATGCCATCATGGCGGGAGAGCTGATGGAGTCGGGGGAAATAGAGATACAGGGTAACTGGTCCGAGGATGTACCGGGGGCCGTTGCTCTGTTGCTCTATGACCGTTCCGCCGCTTCCGGAGAGGGAGATGGCAGATCACAAACAGAAGGCCATGCCGAGGAATTGAACTATCTTTTCAAGGAATTGGCTGCCTCCCTCCGGGCAGAAGGCTACCGGGTGGTGATTGCTTTTTCAGGGTTCGGCGCCACGGAAGGCAGAGGCAGGAAGGCGAAGACAGAAGCGATGGGTGTTCTTCCCGCAGGCTGCGGGGAATGGGGGGAGGCTATCGTGGATCATGCCGATACTTTCTGGGGGCAGATAACCCTGTTGGATCTGATCCGCAAGGAAACCGAAGGCCATTACGGTTTTGGATCTGGCAGCAGGGGGATTCTTCCCACGGGTGGCAAGGAGGATGGGCAGTCATGA
- a CDS encoding DUF3866 family protein — protein MIQKQEGSVISIGACRPGATEIEVKIGGTVHQALNYDQLTGPVSVGDRVILNTTAVQLALGTGGYHFVCFNFDRGCSSKIAGPGHLIRLRYTPLQLAVQSCEEEEGPRGAITDFRSLRGCPVIIGELHSMVAPTVLTLKKMEPTLRLGYLMTDTAALPISFSRAIDGLKREGLLRLTVTTGQAYGGDLEAVNVYSGLVAAFQAGGVDTVIIAPGPGVTGTGTKYGFSGMEVGENVNRVTSLDGTPVVIPRISFADPRPRHWGISHHTLTALKTAAFSPAYLPLPYMGKTEMKHMNAQLMDEGLFERHRVCAIHMKGQLLWEREEKKWLHSMGRDSDEDPYIFAAPAAAAIFTASFPGREKGAEGRRNRKESRLGS, from the coding sequence ATGATTCAAAAACAGGAAGGTTCGGTCATATCCATCGGTGCCTGCCGTCCGGGTGCAACCGAGATCGAGGTCAAGATCGGCGGCACTGTTCATCAAGCTTTGAATTACGATCAACTCACCGGGCCGGTATCCGTGGGGGACCGGGTCATCCTGAACACCACCGCGGTGCAGTTGGCCCTCGGGACCGGCGGTTATCATTTCGTCTGTTTCAATTTCGACCGGGGGTGCAGCAGCAAGATTGCCGGCCCCGGGCATCTGATAAGATTGCGTTACACCCCGTTGCAGCTGGCGGTCCAGTCGTGTGAGGAAGAAGAAGGTCCGCGTGGGGCCATAACCGATTTCAGAAGTCTCCGTGGGTGCCCGGTCATCATCGGGGAGCTCCACAGCATGGTCGCTCCGACGGTTCTGACCCTGAAGAAGATGGAACCAACGTTGCGCCTGGGCTACCTGATGACCGACACCGCCGCCCTGCCCATCTCTTTCAGCCGGGCCATCGATGGCCTGAAGAGGGAGGGACTTCTCCGGCTGACCGTGACCACCGGGCAGGCGTACGGCGGTGACCTGGAGGCGGTGAATGTTTATAGCGGCCTCGTTGCCGCTTTTCAGGCCGGTGGTGTTGACACGGTGATCATCGCGCCCGGCCCGGGGGTGACCGGGACGGGAACCAAATATGGTTTTTCAGGGATGGAGGTGGGGGAAAATGTGAACCGTGTGACCTCCCTGGACGGCACCCCCGTGGTTATCCCTCGCATCAGTTTTGCTGACCCCCGTCCGCGCCACTGGGGCATCAGCCATCATACCCTCACCGCCCTGAAGACTGCTGCTTTTTCACCGGCATACCTGCCCCTTCCCTACATGGGAAAGACGGAGATGAAGCACATGAATGCACAGCTGATGGATGAGGGGCTTTTCGAACGGCACCGGGTCTGTGCCATTCACATGAAGGGGCAGCTTCTCTGGGAGAGGGAAGAAAAGAAATGGCTTCATTCCATGGGGCGGGACAGCGACGAGGATCCCTATATCTTTGCTGCTCCGGCGGCGGCGGCCATCTTCACCGCTTCGTTTCCCGGCAGGGAAAAGGGGGCAGAAGGTAGAAGAAACAGGAAAGAAAGCAGACTCGGATCCTGA
- the spoIIM gene encoding stage II sporulation protein M: MREGINAFIREYLRENLGIYMVVGFIFTAGVLGGVLVLRYMQPGAIGEMADHFALFVRGLEEGREVDYGSVFRASIGQNFRHLALVCLAGVFANGFPLIFLLVGMRGVAIGFTVAFLIEKASVGGALFSLAAVAPHNMIVIPVFLIVAATGFAFSWRRFRAIYIEKRPRPFGEDLFSYGRTIVCLGLALIIGSLVETYVSMLFMRLAATAFLG, from the coding sequence TTGCGGGAGGGAATAAATGCTTTTATAAGGGAATATCTCCGTGAAAACCTGGGTATATATATGGTTGTTGGATTTATTTTCACGGCCGGTGTGCTTGGCGGGGTTCTGGTCCTCAGATATATGCAGCCGGGGGCGATCGGCGAAATGGCCGATCATTTTGCACTGTTCGTGAGGGGGCTGGAAGAAGGCAGGGAGGTCGATTACGGTTCTGTTTTTCGCGCTTCGATCGGGCAGAACTTCAGGCATCTTGCCCTGGTCTGCCTTGCCGGAGTCTTTGCCAACGGGTTCCCGTTGATTTTCCTGCTGGTTGGTATGCGGGGAGTAGCCATCGGTTTCACGGTCGCCTTCCTGATTGAAAAAGCATCCGTGGGTGGGGCTCTCTTCTCCCTGGCTGCGGTGGCTCCGCACAACATGATCGTTATCCCCGTTTTTCTGATAGTCGCTGCCACCGGCTTTGCCTTCTCCTGGCGCCGTTTCCGGGCCATCTACATCGAAAAAAGGCCGCGGCCATTCGGCGAAGACCTTTTTTCATACGGGCGCACAATTGTTTGTTTGGGTCTGGCTTTGATCATCGGCAGCCTGGTGGAAACATACGTTTCCATGCTTTTCATGCGCCTGGCCGCAACCGCCTTCCTGGGGTGA
- the xerD gene encoding site-specific tyrosine recombinase XerD, whose product MEKLANDFIHYLTVERGLAKNTLESYNRDIRRYLLFLKKDNVGAMKEANRKHIVAYLANLRERGQAASTVSRNLASIRSFYHFLIQEGIVDINLGQQVDPPKLEKKLPRVLSMNEVERLLSQPSDRDHIGIRDKAMLELLYASGIRVSELVYLNLNDFNPEVGFLRCRGKGSKERIVPIGSVAVDKVQEYLARCRSRLVKGDHEKSLFVNQHGRRMTRQGFWKILKKYALKANLNEDITPHTLRHSFATHLLENGADLRSVQEMLGHSDISTTQIYTQITRRKIREIYDRTHPRA is encoded by the coding sequence ATGGAAAAACTGGCTAATGATTTTATACACTATCTGACCGTGGAACGGGGCCTGGCCAAGAACACCCTGGAATCCTACAATCGCGATATCCGCCGCTATCTGCTTTTTTTGAAGAAAGACAATGTCGGCGCCATGAAAGAAGCCAATCGCAAGCATATCGTTGCCTACCTGGCAAACCTGAGGGAACGGGGGCAGGCGGCTTCCACCGTGTCCAGAAACCTCGCTTCGATCCGTTCATTCTATCATTTTCTGATCCAGGAAGGAATCGTCGATATCAACCTGGGACAGCAGGTTGACCCGCCCAAGCTGGAGAAGAAACTCCCCCGCGTTCTATCCATGAATGAAGTGGAAAGGCTTCTGAGCCAGCCCTCGGACAGGGATCATATCGGTATAAGGGACAAAGCCATGCTGGAGCTACTCTATGCCTCCGGGATCAGGGTTTCGGAGCTGGTGTATCTGAACCTGAATGATTTCAACCCCGAGGTCGGATTTTTACGTTGCCGCGGCAAAGGTTCAAAGGAGCGTATCGTGCCCATCGGGTCTGTGGCAGTGGACAAAGTACAGGAATACCTGGCCCGTTGTCGTTCAAGACTGGTAAAAGGAGATCATGAAAAATCACTTTTTGTCAACCAGCATGGCCGCAGAATGACCCGACAGGGTTTCTGGAAAATATTGAAAAAATATGCCCTCAAGGCCAATCTCAACGAAGACATTACCCCCCACACACTGCGCCATTCTTTCGCCACCCATCTGCTGGAAAATGGTGCAGACCTGCGTTCGGTCCAGGAGATGCTGGGGCATTCGGATATATCAACCACCCAGATCTATACCCAGATCACGAGGCGCAAGATCAGGGAGATATATGATCGGACTCATCCCCGCGCCTGA